In Drosophila simulans strain w501 chromosome 3R, Prin_Dsim_3.1, whole genome shotgun sequence, a single window of DNA contains:
- the LOC6739718 gene encoding leucine-rich repeat-containing protein 40 isoform X4, translated as MCGPYPRRRRYYQIREFQMASSADELESEDPDDELELDEPEPPTLAEDLPKRLYDINEADADSKAVNLEQLTIKEEDAWWNQVPLNNLDLSSNTLTHISPKIENLQSLTVLTLHDNALVELPPEIGKLEKLMRLNVSHNKLSQLPREMYSLPELRHLNISYNEFDELNPDISDLHMLEFLDGGHNNIQSLPGGIGFLVRLTALLLPNNHIKELPPDLVNMRSLQKIDLMHNDLTSLPEDMGLLRKLECLYLQHNDILELPEFEGNEALSELHASNNFIKIIPKAMCSNLPHLKILDLRDNKITELPDELCLLRNLNRLDVSNNTISVLPVTLSSLAHLISLQVEGNPIKTIRRDILQCGTTRILKTLHDRALAKAKEEGGGVDDASTSAGISVTRLRGGQMDDGDIPGNFPDRYKLRHTRTLAVNLEELTSVPDQVFQIARDEGVHVVDFARNQLSTLPNGLQHMKDLVTELVLSNNVIGYVPQFISQFTRLSFLNLSNNLLNDLPTEFGVLNTLRELNIANNRFPCIPNCVYELQGLEILIASENHIKMLNVSGLQNMRRLSTLDLRNNDIETVPPILGNLTNITHLELVGNPFRQPRHQILMKGTDAIMSYLRDRIPT; from the exons ATGTGCGGTCCTTATCCGCGGAGGCGTCGCTACTACCAGATTCGCGAATTTCAGATGGCCTCCTCGGCGGACGAGCTGGAAAGCGAAGATCCGGACGATGAGCTGGAACTGGATGAACCCGAACCACCGACCCTCGCTGAAGACT TGCCCAAGCGACTGTACGACATTAACGAGGCGGATGCGGACAGCAAGGCCGTAAATCTAGAGCAGCTAACGATTAAGGAGGAGGATGCCTGGTGGAACCAAGTGCCATTGAACAACCTGGACCTGAGCTCAAACACCTTAACGCACATATCGCCAAAGATCGAGAATCTGCAATCACTTACCGTGCTTACG CTGCACGATAATGCTTTGGTGGAGTTACCACCGGAGATCGGCAAGCTGGAAAAGCTAATGCGCCTTAATGTGAGCCACAACAAACTCAGCCAGCTGCCCCGTGAGATGTACAGTCTACCGGAGCTGCGGCACCTCAACATCTCGTACAACGAGTTCGACGAACTCAATCCGGACATCAGTGACCTTCACATGCTTGAGTTTTTG GACGGTGGGCATAACAATATTCAATCCCTGCCCGGCGGCATTGGGTTCCTGGTGCGTCTAACTGCGCTCTTGTTGCCCAATAATCACATCAAGGAACTGCCGCCCGATCTTGTTAACATGCGCT CTTTGCAAAAGATTGATCTGATGCATAACGACCTGACCAGCTTGCCGGAGGATATGGGCCTGTTAAGAAAGCTGGAATGCCTTTATCTGCAGCATAACGACATACTGGAACTGCCCGAGTTCGAGGGAAACGAGGCCTTGAGCGAGCTACACGCCAGCAATAATTTCATCAAG ATCATACCAAAAGCTATGTGTAGTAACTTGCCACACCTGAAGATACTTGATCTGCGGGACAATAAGATCACGGAGCTGCCCGACGAGCTGTGCCTGCTGCGCAATCTAAACCGTCTCGATGTGTCCAATAATACGATCAGCGTGCTGCCGGTCACATTGTCCTCCTTGGCCCACCTGATAAGTCTGCAGGTGGAGGGAAATCCCATAAAGACAATCAGACGCGACATTCTGCAGTGTGGAACAACGCGGATTTTAAAGACTCTGCACGATAGAGCTTTGGCCAAGGCCAAGGAGGAGGGAGGTGGCGTCGACGACGCGTCCACGTCAGCGGGCATCAGTGTTACCCGTTTGCGTGGTGGCCAAATGGACGATGGTGATATACCCGGAAACTTTCCGGATAG ATACAAACTACGACATACACGTACATTAGCTGTCAATCTGGAGGAGCTCACGTCAGTGCCTGACCAGGTGTTCCAGATCGCCAGGGATGAGGGAGTGCATGTGGTGGACTTTGCGCGCAACCAGCTGAGCACTTTGCCCAATGG ACTGCAGCACATGAAAGATCTAGTCACTGAGCTAGTTTTATCCAACAATGTCATCGGCTATGTGCCACAGTTCATCTCCCAGTTTACACGTTTATCTTTCTTGAATTTGTCCAACAATCTGTTGAATGACCTGCCCACGGAGTTTGGTGTCTTGAATACACTGCGTGAACTAAACATCGCAAACAATCG cTTTCCGTGTATTCCCAACTGTGTGTACGAGTTGCAAGGTCTGGAGATCCTCATTGCCAGTGAGAAccacataaaaatgttaaatgtatCGGGTCTGCAGAACATGCGACGTTTGAGCACATTGGATTTGCGCAATAACGATATTGAGACAGTGCCACCAATTTTGGGGAACCTGACAAACATAAC TCACTTGGAGCTGGTGGGCAATCCCTTTCGACAGCCCCGCCACCAAATCCTGATGAAGGGCACCGACGCCATCATGTCTTATTTGCGCGATCGCATACCCACATAG